One stretch of Streptomyces sp. NBC_00443 DNA includes these proteins:
- a CDS encoding alpha/beta hydrolase yields MTQAPPPPPFDPELAAALELIKDMISPGLTMDEIADVRQGPGIEMLAQLDLTVDGFFEVEDRVVPGPEGAPEISLLICRPAAAAGAGPRPVIYHVHGGGLIIGNNRVGVDVPLAWAKELDAVVVSVEYRLAPEHPYPAQIEDVYAGLEWTAKHAAELGGDPQRIVVAGASAGGGLSAALALLTRDRRGPELIGQMLMCPMLDDRNDSPSAHQMAGLGIWDRTANETGWTALLGERRGGPDVPAYAAPARAEVLSGLPPAFVDVGSAETFRDEVVAYASRIWQAGGVAELHVWPGGFHGFDGFAPQAAVSQACRGAQLAWLKRLLSG; encoded by the coding sequence ATGACCCAGGCCCCGCCCCCGCCACCGTTCGACCCCGAGCTCGCCGCCGCCCTGGAGCTCATCAAGGACATGATCTCGCCCGGCCTCACGATGGACGAGATAGCCGACGTCCGCCAGGGGCCGGGGATCGAGATGCTGGCCCAACTGGACCTCACCGTGGACGGCTTCTTCGAGGTCGAGGACCGGGTGGTGCCCGGTCCCGAGGGCGCGCCCGAGATCTCCCTGCTGATCTGCCGACCGGCTGCCGCTGCCGGCGCAGGACCGCGGCCCGTGATCTATCACGTCCACGGCGGCGGCCTGATCATCGGCAACAACCGCGTCGGCGTCGACGTGCCCCTGGCCTGGGCGAAGGAACTGGACGCGGTCGTGGTGTCCGTGGAGTACCGGCTGGCGCCCGAACACCCGTATCCGGCCCAGATCGAGGACGTGTACGCCGGGCTGGAGTGGACGGCGAAGCATGCGGCAGAGCTGGGAGGTGACCCGCAGCGGATCGTCGTCGCCGGTGCCAGTGCGGGTGGCGGCCTGTCCGCGGCGCTTGCCCTGCTCACCCGGGATCGCCGGGGGCCCGAGCTGATCGGGCAGATGCTGATGTGCCCGATGCTGGACGACCGCAACGACAGCCCGTCCGCCCACCAGATGGCCGGGCTCGGTATCTGGGACCGTACGGCGAACGAGACCGGCTGGACGGCGCTGCTCGGCGAGCGGCGGGGCGGTCCCGACGTCCCCGCGTACGCCGCGCCGGCCCGTGCGGAGGTGCTGTCCGGGCTGCCGCCGGCCTTTGTGGACGTCGGTTCCGCGGAGACGTTCCGCGACGAGGTCGTCGCCTATGCGTCCCGGATCTGGCAGGCCGGAGGGGTGGCCGAGCTGCATGTGTGGCCCGGTGGTTTCCACGGGTTCGACGGCTTCGCGCCGCAGGCGGCGGTTTCGCAGGCCTGTCGGGGGGCTCAGCTGGCTTGGCTGAAGAGGTTGTTGAGCGGGTGA
- a CDS encoding helix-turn-helix domain-containing protein yields MKELAGRLTALDPDAGAAVRVIAYFDRLAESRAGLEALVRGAAVLAGVSARLVDVDRRVQVRVEVDGTRRDSDVPPDPAWPSAALTPDGVPALWLERAQEAEPSVVDAVILERAAGAVRLVLDRTRGRAPADDPALVETVLDATAPEAARLHAARRLGFDPAAAARVVAPLDGRPRIVPAHSDAEPPVGRVGVGPAVPVLDLPRSWSMARVALRFTAEGTAHDPGPGVVHADDLGGIALLADLVRPGAEPPHDVQVLEAAAAAAPWLLTTLHAVASTASLRAAAAEINVHHSTLQERLAHAEHVLGWPLRTPQGRFRLGLALAMRHLARN; encoded by the coding sequence ATGAAAGAGCTGGCCGGACGTCTGACCGCGTTGGATCCGGATGCCGGGGCGGCCGTGCGGGTCATCGCCTACTTCGATCGGCTCGCCGAGTCGCGGGCCGGGCTGGAGGCGTTGGTGCGAGGTGCCGCCGTGCTGGCCGGGGTGTCGGCTCGGCTGGTCGACGTGGACCGGCGGGTTCAGGTCCGGGTCGAGGTCGACGGTACGCGGCGGGACAGCGATGTGCCGCCGGATCCCGCCTGGCCGTCCGCCGCGCTCACGCCGGACGGCGTTCCGGCGCTGTGGCTGGAGCGGGCCCAGGAGGCGGAGCCGAGCGTCGTGGACGCGGTGATCCTGGAGCGGGCCGCCGGGGCCGTACGGCTCGTGCTCGACCGGACCCGGGGGCGGGCACCGGCCGATGATCCGGCCCTGGTCGAGACCGTCCTCGACGCCACGGCACCGGAGGCTGCGCGACTGCATGCGGCCCGCCGCCTGGGGTTCGACCCCGCCGCGGCGGCACGCGTCGTGGCCCCGCTCGACGGCCGGCCCCGCATCGTCCCTGCACACTCTGACGCCGAACCGCCCGTCGGCCGCGTGGGCGTGGGGCCCGCCGTCCCGGTGCTCGACCTGCCGCGCTCCTGGTCGATGGCCCGCGTCGCGCTGCGGTTCACGGCCGAGGGCACCGCGCACGACCCCGGCCCCGGCGTCGTCCACGCCGACGATCTGGGCGGCATCGCCCTCCTCGCCGACCTCGTACGGCCGGGCGCCGAGCCACCGCACGACGTACAGGTCCTGGAGGCGGCCGCGGCCGCCGCGCCCTGGCTGCTCACCACGCTGCACGCGGTCGCCTCGACGGCGAGCCTGCGGGCCGCGGCGGCCGAGATCAACGTCCACCACTCCACACTCCAGGAGCGCCTGGCCCACGCCGAGCACGTCCTGGGCTGGCCGCTGCGCACTCCACAGGGCAGGTTCCGGCTGGGGCTGGCACTGGCGATGCGGCACCTGGCGCGGAACTAG
- a CDS encoding MarR family winged helix-turn-helix transcriptional regulator: MTATDPALTALAQGWCALSLLHGRIEAQIERALQTGHDLSVREYSLLDVLSRQHSGEGGHLQMKQVADAVVLSQSATTRLVTRLEDRGLLSRYLCPTDRRGIYTDVTEAGLTLLEEARPTNDKALRQALDEAATNPELAPLVRAVETLRIPA; this comes from the coding sequence ATGACTGCCACGGACCCCGCGCTCACCGCGCTCGCCCAGGGCTGGTGCGCCCTGTCCCTGCTGCACGGGAGGATCGAGGCGCAGATCGAGCGCGCCCTGCAGACCGGGCACGACCTGAGCGTGCGCGAGTACTCCCTGCTCGACGTGCTCAGCCGCCAGCACAGCGGCGAAGGCGGCCACCTGCAGATGAAGCAGGTCGCCGACGCCGTGGTCCTCAGCCAGAGCGCCACCACCCGACTCGTCACCCGGCTCGAGGACCGCGGCCTGCTCTCGCGCTACCTCTGCCCCACCGACCGCCGCGGCATCTACACCGACGTCACCGAAGCAGGCCTCACCCTCCTCGAAGAGGCACGGCCCACCAACGACAAAGCACTGCGCCAGGCCCTCGACGAGGCCGCGACCAACCCCGAGCTGGCCCCGCTGGTCCGAGCCGTCGAGACGCTCCGCATCCCCGCCTGA
- a CDS encoding CaiB/BaiF CoA transferase family protein — MSPPHLPLSGITVVSLEQAVAAPYATRQLADLGARVIKVERPGEGDFARRYDTTVHGHSSYFVWLNRSKESLTLDLKDPRGREILHRLLDDADVFVQNLAPGAADRLGLGVEALGARWPRLIPCTISGYGTSGPWADRKSYDLLVQCQTGLVSLTGTPDETARVGISVADIAAGMYAYSGILTALFTRATTGTAHPVEVSLFEALAEWMGQPANYTRYGGTQPPRLGTQHPTLAPYGAYPAADGREVLFSIQNEREWAVLCDRFLGRPELTDDPRFATSSARVEHREEVNAVVAERCARSGAEEILKELESIGIACAGVNDVTAFLDHPVLAARERWRDVPVPGGATVQALLPPADLAGLPARMDPVPAVGEHTEAILAELGRTAEEIEALRADAVI, encoded by the coding sequence ATGAGCCCGCCACACCTTCCCCTGTCCGGCATCACCGTGGTCAGCCTGGAGCAGGCCGTCGCCGCCCCGTACGCCACCCGGCAGCTCGCCGATCTCGGCGCGCGTGTGATCAAGGTCGAGCGGCCCGGGGAGGGGGACTTCGCCCGCCGGTACGACACGACGGTGCACGGTCACTCCAGCTATTTCGTGTGGCTCAACCGGTCCAAGGAGTCCCTGACGCTGGACCTCAAGGATCCGCGTGGCCGCGAGATCCTGCACCGGCTCCTCGACGACGCCGACGTGTTCGTGCAGAACCTGGCGCCGGGCGCCGCCGACCGCCTCGGCCTGGGAGTCGAGGCGCTCGGCGCGCGGTGGCCGCGGCTGATCCCGTGCACCATCTCCGGGTACGGCACGTCCGGGCCGTGGGCCGACCGGAAGTCGTACGACCTGCTGGTGCAGTGCCAGACCGGGTTGGTGTCGCTGACCGGAACCCCCGACGAGACCGCGCGCGTCGGCATCTCCGTCGCCGACATCGCAGCCGGGATGTACGCCTACAGCGGCATCCTCACCGCCCTCTTCACGCGCGCCACCACGGGCACGGCCCACCCGGTGGAGGTCTCCCTGTTCGAGGCGCTGGCCGAGTGGATGGGCCAGCCCGCCAACTACACCCGGTACGGAGGCACCCAGCCCCCGCGGCTCGGCACCCAGCACCCCACCCTCGCTCCCTACGGCGCCTACCCGGCCGCCGACGGCAGGGAGGTGCTGTTCTCCATCCAGAACGAGCGCGAGTGGGCCGTCCTGTGCGATCGGTTCCTCGGCCGGCCCGAGCTGACCGACGACCCGCGCTTCGCCACCAGCTCCGCGCGGGTGGAGCACCGGGAGGAGGTCAACGCCGTCGTCGCCGAGCGCTGCGCCCGCTCCGGCGCCGAGGAGATCCTCAAGGAGCTGGAGTCCATCGGCATCGCCTGCGCCGGGGTCAACGACGTCACCGCGTTCCTGGACCATCCGGTCCTCGCCGCCCGCGAGCGCTGGCGCGACGTGCCCGTGCCCGGCGGCGCGACGGTGCAGGCCCTGCTCCCGCCGGCCGACCTCGCGGGACTGCCCGCGCGTATGGATCCGGTGCCTGCGGTGGGCGAGCACACGGAGGCGATCCTTGCCGAACTCGGCCGCACCGCCGAGGAGATCGAGGCCCTGCGCGCCGACGCGGTGATCTGA
- a CDS encoding fructosamine kinase family protein: MYDSFDDPGATAARFTGLAVTGERRLSGTLAEVTLAGGPVVMVKRGEGDGAAQAEAAGLRWLADAGTVRVPAVHGQDGHWLVTDRVATGPPTAEAAERFGRDLAALHATGAPAFGAAPPGGPEDAYIGLAPMRNVTGQDWPRWYAEHRVWPYLRRAVDDGTVRGSEAPVIERVCERLPELAGPAEPPARLHGDLWNGNVLWGADGHVRLIDPAAHGGHRETDLAMLHLFGCPHLDRILDGYQDAAPLADGWSDRIGLHQLFPLLVHAVLFGGGYAGQAVAAAEGALRS, encoded by the coding sequence GTGTACGACTCCTTCGACGACCCTGGCGCCACGGCCGCGCGCTTCACCGGGCTTGCGGTCACCGGTGAGCGCCGGCTCTCCGGAACGCTCGCCGAAGTCACCCTCGCCGGCGGGCCGGTCGTGATGGTCAAACGCGGCGAAGGTGACGGCGCCGCACAGGCCGAGGCGGCCGGGCTGCGCTGGCTGGCCGACGCCGGCACGGTGCGTGTCCCCGCCGTACACGGCCAGGACGGGCACTGGCTGGTCACGGACCGGGTGGCGACCGGCCCTCCCACTGCCGAGGCGGCCGAGCGGTTCGGCCGGGACCTGGCCGCACTGCACGCCACCGGCGCACCGGCGTTCGGCGCCGCACCGCCCGGCGGCCCCGAGGACGCGTACATCGGGCTCGCCCCGATGCGCAACGTCACCGGCCAGGACTGGCCGCGCTGGTACGCCGAGCACCGGGTTTGGCCGTACCTGCGCCGCGCAGTCGACGACGGCACGGTCCGCGGCTCGGAGGCGCCCGTGATCGAGCGGGTCTGCGAGCGACTCCCCGAGCTGGCCGGCCCCGCCGAGCCGCCTGCCCGGCTGCACGGCGACCTGTGGAACGGCAACGTCCTCTGGGGCGCCGACGGGCACGTCCGGCTGATCGACCCGGCCGCGCACGGCGGCCACCGCGAGACCGACCTGGCCATGCTCCACCTCTTCGGCTGTCCCCACCTGGACCGGATCCTGGACGGCTACCAGGACGCGGCGCCCCTCGCGGACGGCTGGTCCGACCGGATCGGCCTCCACCAGCTCTTCCCGCTCCTGGTGCACGCCGTGCTCTTCGGCGGCGGTTACGCCGGGCAGGCCGTGGCGGCGGCCGAGGGTGCCCTGCGCAGTTGA
- a CDS encoding (2Fe-2S)-binding protein encodes MPSYSFTLNGERVTVEAPADMPLLWVLRDLLNVTGPKYGCGVGACRACTSHLDGDEIQPCVVPVADCAGRAVTTIEGLADGDRLHPVQQAWLDCDVAQCGFCQPGQIMATAALLKKTPRPTDADIDRIENVCRCGTYARIREAIKKAAVNS; translated from the coding sequence ATGCCGTCCTACTCCTTCACCCTCAACGGCGAGCGGGTCACCGTCGAGGCGCCCGCCGACATGCCCCTGCTGTGGGTGCTGCGCGACCTGCTGAACGTCACCGGCCCCAAGTACGGCTGCGGCGTGGGCGCCTGCCGTGCCTGCACCAGCCATCTCGACGGCGACGAGATCCAGCCCTGCGTCGTCCCGGTCGCCGACTGCGCCGGCCGTGCGGTCACCACCATCGAGGGCCTGGCCGACGGCGACCGGCTCCACCCCGTCCAGCAGGCCTGGCTCGACTGCGACGTCGCCCAGTGCGGCTTCTGCCAGCCGGGTCAGATCATGGCCACGGCCGCGCTGCTGAAGAAGACACCCCGGCCGACGGACGCGGACATCGACCGGATCGAGAACGTCTGCCGCTGCGGCACGTACGCCAGGATCCGTGAGGCGATCAAGAAGGCCGCCGTCAACAGCTGA
- a CDS encoding molybdopterin cofactor-binding domain-containing protein: MACLVEIDAGDPKNPRVTKVVMAADVGTAVNPRGLEAQLMGTAVDGISTILRAGLHIDRGAVRESSFADFHYARQQHAPQHFEAHIMPSRRAPGGAGELGVPAASGAVANAYARATGTKPRRFPLNF, from the coding sequence GTGGCCTGCCTGGTCGAGATCGACGCCGGCGACCCGAAGAACCCCCGGGTGACCAAGGTGGTGATGGCGGCCGACGTAGGCACGGCAGTCAACCCGCGGGGCCTGGAGGCGCAGCTGATGGGCACGGCCGTCGACGGCATCTCCACCATCCTCCGAGCCGGCCTGCACATCGACCGGGGCGCCGTCCGGGAGAGCAGCTTCGCCGACTTCCACTACGCGCGCCAGCAGCATGCCCCACAGCACTTCGAGGCGCACATCATGCCCTCCCGGCGGGCTCCCGGCGGCGCCGGCGAACTCGGCGTCCCGGCCGCGTCCGGCGCCGTCGCCAACGCCTACGCACGGGCGACCGGCACCAAGCCGCGCCGTTTCCCCCTCAACTTCTGA
- a CDS encoding molybdopterin cofactor-binding domain-containing protein: MARQLSRRQFVVYSLAATTLTVAAPLGCDSATAEGAERAVDGDRRPSDVLVTGTDAEMLVLEVTPANKVVVRLPRVEVGQGVTTAVAMMIAEELDARLADVDIPLADARNEGNQFTGGSSSVSSLYGPARQLAATARAKLVTAAARRWHVPARTLRTRGTRVFAPDGRSATFGSLTRSAARITRPAVPTDPKPASKHRLIGRPTTRIDARDLITGKAKYTGDLTVAGARPTVVARPPTIGGKVLSVDSVAARAMPGVHAVVQIDGGVAVVAETFHHAFQARDALRIKWAPGPLANLSDSGIRSRLRAAVPKLGTPPRGSAQTEAEFEFAFVSHAPMEVLTAVADVRTGRAEIWFSSQTPTSAREDIASRLGLPVSKVQVHVLRGGGSFGRRLNHDAAIEAALISKQARRPVKLMWSRADDIRHGRMRPASHHRIRASHARGRVVAFVHATASVSEAFETQGLSTQGGLRSAEGAVGRTQVGANSPVRAPAAPLPSDSGLYNFGRLSGNSGSVDLAMPLGAWRSVDSGTVRTAEEIVVDEVARSLGQDPVAFRRTTLRSKTVRAVLDKVASAGKWGRTMPRGTPRASRSTRSTTPVWPAWSRSTPATRRTPG; this comes from the coding sequence TTGGCCCGTCAGTTGTCCCGTCGACAGTTCGTGGTCTATTCGCTCGCGGCGACCACCCTGACCGTCGCGGCACCGCTCGGCTGCGACTCCGCGACCGCGGAGGGCGCCGAGCGGGCCGTGGACGGCGACCGCCGGCCCTCCGACGTCCTGGTCACCGGCACCGACGCGGAGATGCTGGTCCTGGAGGTCACTCCGGCCAACAAGGTCGTCGTCCGGCTGCCCCGCGTCGAGGTCGGCCAGGGCGTCACCACCGCCGTCGCGATGATGATCGCCGAGGAACTGGACGCCCGGCTCGCCGACGTCGACATCCCGCTCGCGGATGCCCGCAACGAGGGCAACCAGTTCACCGGCGGCTCCAGTTCGGTCAGTTCGCTGTACGGACCGGCGCGGCAACTGGCCGCCACCGCACGTGCCAAGCTGGTGACCGCGGCCGCCCGCCGCTGGCACGTCCCCGCGCGGACCCTGCGCACCCGCGGCACGAGAGTCTTCGCACCGGACGGGCGCTCGGCCACGTTCGGCTCACTGACCAGGAGCGCTGCCCGGATCACACGGCCGGCCGTGCCGACCGATCCCAAGCCGGCGTCGAAACACCGGTTGATCGGGCGGCCGACGACCCGGATCGACGCCCGTGACCTCATCACCGGCAAGGCGAAGTACACCGGAGACCTCACGGTGGCCGGAGCCAGGCCGACCGTCGTGGCCCGGCCGCCGACGATCGGCGGGAAGGTCCTCTCGGTCGACTCCGTGGCGGCCCGCGCCATGCCCGGTGTCCACGCGGTCGTCCAGATCGACGGCGGAGTGGCCGTGGTCGCGGAGACCTTCCACCACGCCTTCCAGGCCAGGGACGCCCTCCGGATCAAGTGGGCACCCGGCCCGCTGGCGAACCTCTCCGACTCCGGCATCCGCTCCCGGCTGCGCGCCGCGGTCCCGAAGCTCGGGACCCCGCCGCGCGGATCGGCGCAGACCGAGGCCGAGTTCGAGTTCGCCTTCGTCAGCCACGCGCCGATGGAAGTGCTCACAGCCGTGGCGGACGTGCGCACGGGGCGGGCCGAGATCTGGTTCTCCTCCCAGACCCCGACGTCCGCGCGGGAGGACATCGCGTCGCGGCTCGGCCTTCCGGTGTCGAAGGTGCAGGTCCATGTGCTGCGCGGCGGCGGCTCGTTCGGGCGGCGGCTGAACCATGACGCCGCGATCGAGGCGGCTCTCATCTCCAAGCAGGCACGCCGGCCGGTCAAGCTCATGTGGAGCCGGGCCGACGACATCCGGCACGGCAGGATGCGCCCGGCCTCCCACCACCGGATCCGGGCCAGCCATGCGCGGGGCAGGGTGGTCGCCTTCGTCCACGCGACGGCCTCGGTCAGCGAGGCCTTCGAGACACAGGGGCTGTCCACGCAGGGTGGCCTGCGTTCCGCTGAAGGCGCCGTGGGTCGCACTCAGGTCGGCGCGAACTCGCCAGTACGCGCCCCCGCCGCCCCGCTCCCCAGCGACAGCGGCCTCTACAACTTCGGCCGTCTCTCCGGGAACTCCGGCTCGGTCGACCTGGCCATGCCCCTCGGCGCCTGGCGCTCGGTGGACTCCGGCACGGTGCGCACCGCCGAGGAGATCGTCGTCGACGAGGTCGCCCGCAGCCTCGGCCAGGACCCCGTCGCCTTCCGCCGTACGACCCTGCGGAGCAAGACCGTCAGGGCCGTACTGGACAAGGTCGCGAGCGCCGGCAAGTGGGGCCGGACCATGCCGAGGGGCACGCCCAGGGCGTCGCGGTCCACGAGGAGTACGACTCCTGTGTGGCCTGCCTGGTCGAGATCGACGCCGGCGACCCGAAGAACCCCCGGGTGA